The following coding sequences lie in one Moritella viscosa genomic window:
- a CDS encoding putative uncharacterized HDOD domain protein: MTSLFQRFINVLGNSKATEKATSTSPKPVINNVATSIVSIPDVTVSNEIIDTSSLFYDLLFNHQEINAETNLGLNPLEKSILLKVEASVGSPENIALNVVRLPAVLHKVSSLIDSDNYTAQQLAALITQDPALAADVIQLVNSAHYQLGSQAVTSLQEAVVRLGGLQIKSIVLTIVMQNITEIKPIYFKLFGQYLWQHSLTTALWAKKLAKSRGGDPDLAYFIGLIHDVGKIALFKLIVDEMNIGDPQFRPNSKLFRQMMTKHSLRLSALIAQSWQLPGPVVKALYEQVETGSVVEHTGPGKLLKVANLYSEIHLLLAQGYISVQQASEFCHEHQLDLQVCITGV, translated from the coding sequence ATGACTTCATTATTTCAACGTTTTATTAATGTACTTGGGAACTCCAAAGCGACAGAGAAAGCAACATCTACTTCTCCCAAACCTGTAATTAATAACGTTGCTACATCTATAGTTAGTATACCTGATGTCACTGTGAGTAATGAGATAATTGACACCAGCTCATTATTTTATGATCTGTTGTTTAATCACCAGGAGATTAATGCAGAGACTAATCTGGGTTTGAACCCATTAGAAAAAAGTATTTTGCTTAAAGTCGAAGCAAGTGTAGGGTCTCCTGAAAACATCGCCTTGAATGTAGTAAGACTGCCAGCTGTATTACATAAAGTATCAAGCTTAATTGACAGTGATAATTATACAGCACAGCAGCTGGCAGCCTTGATTACGCAAGATCCTGCTCTGGCTGCTGATGTGATTCAGTTAGTCAATTCTGCGCACTATCAATTAGGCTCTCAAGCAGTGACAAGTTTACAAGAGGCCGTGGTTCGTTTAGGTGGTTTGCAAATAAAGTCGATTGTGTTGACGATAGTTATGCAAAATATAACCGAAATAAAGCCGATCTATTTTAAGTTGTTTGGCCAGTATTTATGGCAACATTCGCTAACCACTGCCTTGTGGGCAAAAAAGCTGGCTAAGAGCAGGGGAGGTGATCCTGATTTAGCTTATTTCATCGGATTGATCCATGATGTGGGGAAAATTGCATTGTTTAAATTGATTGTGGATGAGATGAATATTGGTGATCCACAGTTTAGACCGAACTCCAAGTTATTCCGTCAGATGATGACTAAACATTCATTGCGTTTGTCTGCTCTGATTGCACAATCTTGGCAGTTACCTGGGCCTGTAGTTAAAGCGTTATATGAACAAGTTGAAACTGGCTCTGTGGTAGAGCACACGGGGCCTGGTAAGCTATTAAAGGTAGCTAACTTATATAGTGAAATACACTTGCTATTAGCGCAGGGATATATTTCAGTGCAGCAGGCCAGTGAGTTTTGTCATGAGCATCAATTAGATCTTCAAGTTTGTATTACTGGGGTATAA